The Deinococcus carri genome contains a region encoding:
- a CDS encoding sugar ABC transporter permease: MTTTPTSSRPAVRRTRGLQASRTRVALLLLVPMLLVLAAVAGYPLLRTIYLSFTEYNILQDPAPKWIGLGNYWFTTDEGVGLGVLQTPEWWQSVWNTVRFTLGSVLLETVLGLAFALIINSKIRGRGLLRTAILVPWAIPTVVSAQMWNWMYNDSFGIISQWGQKLGFLHTGESFLSNPDTAMAALVAVDVWKTTPFMALLLLAGLQTIPSDMYEAADVDGASPWTQFWRLTLPLLMPALLVALIFRTLDALRVFDMPYIVKGNAPETITMSIYARQELILNSQFGFGSAISVMIFLIIMVFTAIYVTSLRVRFD, from the coding sequence ATGACCACCACCCCCACCTCCTCCCGGCCGGCCGTTCGGCGGACGCGCGGCCTGCAAGCCAGCCGCACCCGCGTCGCGCTGCTGCTGCTGGTGCCCATGCTGCTGGTGCTGGCCGCCGTCGCCGGGTATCCCCTGCTGCGGACCATCTACCTGTCCTTTACCGAGTACAACATCCTGCAAGACCCCGCCCCCAAGTGGATTGGCCTGGGCAACTACTGGTTCACCACCGACGAGGGCGTGGGCCTGGGGGTGCTCCAGACGCCGGAGTGGTGGCAGTCGGTGTGGAACACGGTCCGGTTCACGCTGGGCAGCGTCCTGCTCGAAACCGTGCTGGGCCTGGCCTTCGCGCTGATCATCAACTCCAAGATCAGGGGGCGCGGGCTGCTGCGCACCGCCATTCTGGTGCCCTGGGCGATTCCCACGGTCGTCAGCGCGCAGATGTGGAACTGGATGTACAACGATTCGTTCGGGATCATCTCGCAGTGGGGGCAGAAGTTGGGGTTCCTGCACACCGGCGAGTCGTTCCTGAGCAACCCCGACACGGCGATGGCCGCGCTGGTCGCCGTGGACGTGTGGAAAACCACGCCCTTCATGGCGCTGCTGCTGCTGGCGGGCCTCCAGACCATTCCCAGCGACATGTACGAGGCCGCGGACGTGGACGGCGCGTCGCCCTGGACCCAGTTCTGGCGGCTGACCCTGCCGTTGCTGATGCCCGCGCTGCTGGTCGCGCTGATCTTCCGCACGCTGGACGCGCTGCGGGTGTTCGACATGCCCTACATCGTGAAGGGCAACGCGCCCGAAACGATCACCATGAGCATCTACGCCCGCCAGGAGCTGATTCTGAACTCGCAGTTCGGCTTCGGCAGCGCCATCAGCGTGATGATCTTCCTGATCATCATGGTGTTCACGGCGATCTACGTCACCAGCCTGCGGGTCAGGTTCGACTGA
- a CDS encoding carbohydrate ABC transporter permease: MNSKNPTVRTLTQIALWVVALIVLFYVLFPFYWAVKTSLTGPAQLSSEALAWFPTHVTWQNFRDVFAGQPFGRNLLNSVVVASGTVILSLLLSALAAYALGKFRFKGKSILMYIILAVSVFPQIAVLSGLYTMIKTFSLYNTWGGLILSYMIFTLPFTVWTLTAFVREIPTELEEAAYVDGASPLQTLFQVLLPVMTPALVTTGLLAFINAWNEYLFALTFTSDNTAKTVPVAIANFSGATIYENPFGQIMAASVIVTIPLIILVLVFQRNIVSGLTAGAVKG, encoded by the coding sequence ATGAATTCCAAGAATCCCACCGTCCGGACCCTGACCCAGATCGCCTTATGGGTGGTCGCGCTGATCGTCCTCTTCTACGTGCTGTTTCCCTTCTACTGGGCGGTCAAGACCAGTCTCACCGGCCCGGCGCAGCTTTCGAGCGAGGCGCTGGCGTGGTTCCCCACCCACGTGACCTGGCAGAACTTCCGCGACGTGTTCGCCGGGCAGCCCTTCGGGCGCAACCTGCTGAACAGCGTGGTGGTCGCCAGCGGCACCGTGATTCTCAGCCTGCTGCTCTCGGCGCTGGCCGCCTACGCGCTGGGCAAGTTCCGCTTCAAGGGCAAGAGCATCCTGATGTACATCATCCTGGCGGTCAGCGTGTTTCCGCAGATCGCGGTGCTGTCGGGCCTGTACACCATGATCAAGACCTTCAGCCTGTACAACACCTGGGGCGGCCTGATCCTCTCGTACATGATCTTCACGCTGCCCTTCACGGTCTGGACGCTGACGGCCTTTGTGCGCGAGATTCCCACCGAGCTGGAAGAGGCGGCCTACGTGGACGGGGCCTCGCCCCTCCAGACGCTGTTTCAGGTGCTGCTGCCGGTGATGACGCCCGCCCTGGTCACGACCGGGCTGCTGGCCTTTATCAACGCCTGGAACGAGTACCTGTTCGCCCTCACCTTCACGTCCGACAACACGGCCAAGACCGTGCCGGTCGCCATCGCCAACTTCAGCGGCGCGACCATCTACGAGAACCCCTTCGGGCAGATCATGGCCGCCAGCGTGATCGTGACCATTCCGCTGATCATCCTGGTGCTGGTCTTCCAGCGCAACATCGTCTCCGGCCTGACGGCGGGGGCGGTCAAGGGCTGA